AGCATCATCCAGCAGGAAGGAAACGAGATCCTTTTGCTCCATCTTCAATGAACGGAAATTGATCCACAGCAGATACGTCGCTTCTGGCAGATTCACCGACAACTCTGGCAAATGCTCGCCAATGTACTGCTGCACATACTGCATATTGCTGCGGATGTATGCCATACATTGCTCCAGCCATTCCTGCCCGCCACGATACGCCGCTTCAGTCGCCACTGCGCCAAACTGACTGATGCTGCCAACACCAAAGTTATTTACTTTTAACGCGAACGCATCGCGAAGCTCTTTATTCGGGATGATGATGTTGGACGTATTCAATCCCGCAATATTGAACGTTTTACTCGGCGCTGTACAGATAATACTGCGGTTACGTGCCGATTCAGACAGCATCGCGTATGGAATATGACGATTCGGTTCATGTACCAGATCGCCATGAATCTCGTCGGATACAACAATGATATTATATTTGCTACACAGCGCTTCGAGACGTTCCATCTCATCGCGTGTCCACACTCTGCCAATTGGATTATGCGGGCTACACAGAATAAACAGCTTCACACTCTCATCCAGCGTACGCTCCAGATGGTCAAAATCCATCTCGTACTGACCGTTATCCAATTGCTTCAACGGGCTTGTCACGACTTCACGACCATGCCCAGTCACAACGCTGTAAAAAGGCGGATACACTGGCGTTTGAATCATAACTTTATCACCATGATCCGTAAACGTCTGAACAGCAAAGTTCAGTGCAGCTACGACGCCGGGT
The window above is part of the Paenibacillus sp. JQZ6Y-1 genome. Proteins encoded here:
- a CDS encoding MalY/PatB family protein — encoded protein: MDYTPHFDHPPQRKGTNSEKWDLLHHIFGTEDVLPLWVADMDYAIAQPIQQALQNSAEHGVIGYSFKSTSYHEALKNWMQHKHGWQIEDEWVVFTPGVVAALNFAVQTFTDHGDKVMIQTPVYPPFYSVVTGHGREVVTSPLKQLDNGQYEMDFDHLERTLDESVKLFILCSPHNPIGRVWTRDEMERLEALCSKYNIIVVSDEIHGDLVHEPNRHIPYAMLSESARNRSIICTAPSKTFNIAGLNTSNIIIPNKELRDAFALKVNNFGVGSISQFGAVATEAAYRGGQEWLEQCMAYIRSNMQYVQQYIGEHLPELSVNLPEATYLLWINFRSLKMEQKDLVSFLLDDARIALNDGRAFGMNGEGFMRMNLACSRSLLEEAMERLHRALVSRRTTHTTTDGEAVSDTVPV